In a single window of the Salvelinus alpinus chromosome 15, SLU_Salpinus.1, whole genome shotgun sequence genome:
- the LOC139539930 gene encoding nuclear receptor ROR-alpha A-like isoform X3 codes for MMYFVISAMKAQIEIIPCKICGDKSSGIHYGVITCEGCKGFFRRSQQSNAAYSCPRQKNCLIDRTSRNRCQHCRLQKCLAVGMSRDAVKFGRMSKKQRDSLYAEVQKHRLQQAQRDHQQQPGEAEPLTPTYGLSANGLTELHDDLSGYMDSHTPDGSKPDSAVSSFYLDIQPSPDQSGLDINGIKPEPICDFAPGSGFFPYCSFTNGETSPTVSMAELEHLAQNISKSHMETCQYLREELQQMTWQAFLQEEMESYQTKPREVMWQLCAIKITEAIQYVVEFAKRIDGFMELCQNDQIVLLKAGSLEVVFVRMCRAFDSQNNTVYFDGKYAGPDVFKSLGCDDLISSVFEFGKNLCSMHLSEDEIALFSAFVLMSADRSWLQEKVKVEKLQQKIQLALQHVLQKNHREDGILTKLICKVSTLRALCSRHTEKLTAFKAIYPDIVRSHFPPLYKELFGSDFEQSMPIDG; via the exons ctCAAATCGAAATAATTCCCTGCAAGATCTGTGGAGACAAATCATCAGGCATCCATTACGGTGTGATAACATGTGAAGGCTGTAAG GGCTTCTTCAGGAGGAGTCAACAGAGCAATGCGGCCTACTCATGCCCCCGTCAGAAGAACTGCCTGATCGACCGCACCAGCCGCAACCGCTGCCAGCACTGCCGGCTGCAGAAGTGTCTGGCAGTGGGCATGTCACGGGACG CGGTAAAGTTTGGGCGCATGTCGAAGAAGCAGCGGGACAGCCTGTATGCGGAGGTGCAGAAACACCGGCTGCAGCAGGCGCAGCGTGACCACCAGCAGCAGCCCGGTGAGGCAGAGCCACTCACGCCTACCTACGGCCTCTCGGCCAATGGCCTCACAGAGCTCCACGATGACCTCAGTGGCTACATGGACAGCCACACCCCTGACGGCAGCAAGCCCGACTCAGCAGTCAGCAGCTTCTACCTGGACATCCAGCCCTCCCCTGACCAGTCCGGCCTGGACATCAATGGCATCAAGCCTGAGCCCATCTGCGACTTCGCCCCCGGCTCAGGCTTCTTCCCCTACTGCTCCTTTACCAACGGAGAGACATCCCCCACCGTGTCCATGGCTGAGCTAG AGCACCTGGCCCAGAACATCTCCAAGTCCCACATGGAGACGTGTCAGTACCTGAGAGAGGAGCTGCAGCAGATGACCTGGCAGGCCTTCCtgcaggaggagatggagagctaCCAGACCAAG CCCCGGGAGGTCATGTGGCAGCTGTGTGCTATCAAAATCACAGAGGCCATCCAGTACGTGGTGGAGTTTGCCAAGCGCATCGATGGCTTCATGGAGCTGTGTCAGAACGATCAGATAGTGCTTCTGAAAGCAG GCTCTTTGGAGGTTGTGTTTGTGAGAATGTGCCGTGCCTTCGACTCTCAAAACAACACAGTCTATTTCGATGGAAAGTATGCTGGGCCCGATGTGTTTAAGTCATTAG GCTGTGACGACTTGATCAGCTCCGTCTTCGAGTTTGGGAAGAACTTGTGTTCTATGCACCTGTCTGAGGATGAGATCGCCCTGTTCTCCGCGTTCGTGTTGATGTCTGCAG ACCGGTCCTGGCTCCAGGAGAAGGTGAAGGTGGAGAAACTCCAGCAGAAGATCCAGCTGGCACTGCAGCATGTCCTGCAGAAGAACCACAGAGAGGATGGCATACTCACCAAG TTGATATGCAAAGTGTCAACACTGCGAGCGCTGTGCAGCAGGCATACAGAGAAGCTGACGGCTTTCAAAGCAATATACCCAGACATTGTGCGTTCCCACTTTCCCCCGTTATACAAGGAGCTCTTCGGATCGGACTTTGAGCAGTCCATGCCCATTGACGGGTAG